Below is a window of Gemmatimonadales bacterium DNA.
TGGCGGGGGTCGCGTACTGGGTGTTGCAGCGGCTGATCATGGCGAACGAAGGACCCGGCTCGGTGCTCGCCGATGCTGTGGGGCGCGACCTCAAGGGAAAACTCTCCCCGATCCTGTATGTCATCGCGATCGCCTGCGCCTTCGTGAAGCCGTGGATCTCCGACGCGATCTACATCGCGGTGGCGATGATCTGGCTGGTTCCCGATCGGCGGATCGAACGGCGGCTCGCCGGGGAGAGCTGAAGGACGATCATTGCAGCACGCTCCGCCACTTCGTCACCAGCCGTTGTGCTGTGGCCACCGCATCTCCCGCCGGCGCGCTCGCGAATCCGGTCGTGTCGTGCGACCACTGCAGCTCCCACTGACATGATGCCGACGCGAACGGTGCGCGGTCGAACGGCGTGCCTGCATCGAGCGACTGATTCAAGGCCGCAACGAAGTTCGTCCACCGCGGCAGGAAATACGACGAGAACATCCCGCTCCACTCCTTGAAGGCGTAGAGGTTGAGGTCGTCGTTCTCCCCTTCGGTACACTTGCTTCCCCACAGCGTGACGATGTTGCGTGCGTTCCAATCGTAGAGCCGCCGCTCGGCGTCAGTCGTTCCCCACGCATCGGCAGCGCCGACCCAGCGCCCGAGGAGAAATTCCGGCCGCGTCGCGAGGAGGGTGTCGATGTCGCCCAGCATGCTCTCGATGCGATGCTCGCCGGCGACGAGCTGCGGGCGATCCTTGCGGTCGAACGCCGCCTGGACCGAATCAACCAGCGGCAATCCCGATTCTCCCAGCACCTGCCGGGTGAGATTGACGACATCGTAGCGGTAGTGGTCGTTGGCGCCGAGTGCCGGCGCGGCCGCGAGCAGCGAATCGAGCGCACCGAGAAGCAGCCCGCGGTCGTACGCCGGGATCGGGCCGGTCCGGTACGCTTTCTTCCTGTCGTAGAACTGCGGCCGTTCGCCGAGAAAGTCACCAGTCTGGCGTGAGGAACGGAACGCGGTGCTGAGGAGGATCTGCCACGCACTCCATGCAGACGCGTTGGCGGCGCCGTAGCGACGGACGACGTAGTCGCGCGCCCAGGCGGTGAGATCGGGCACGCTGTCGCGCCATACCTGATCCACCACGAAATCTTCGACGATCGGATTGCTGCCGAATCCCTCCATCGTCATGCCGATTCCTTCGAACTTCCCCCGCGCCGGACTGACCAGGACGCTGTCGAGATTCGCCGCGATGTGCGGCAGGTCGGCGCCGACATTGACCTTGTCGCCGAAGTTGTAGAGGACGTTCCAGATCCACGGCTTGCCGTAGAAGGCGTGGCGCGTCTTCCAGATCGGCGATGCCTCGCCCCAGAGATCGAGCACGACCATCCGGTCATCGGGTACGGCGCCGAGGAGAGCCTCGGCCTGCGGATCGCGCCAGAAGGTCGGCGAATTGACGAGGAACCATCCCTGGAGCACCCACACCGCATCCGAGTCCGCGGACGCCATCCCGCCGTAGATCGCGCGCCCCATCGACGCGAGAAAGGTCGAGTCGTTCGACGGCGGATTGATCTCGTTGAACGGATCGGCGGCGTAGAGATGATCGGTGCCGAAGAGTTCGCGCTGGCGACGGATGTAGTCGGTGGCGAGCCGCTGGAAGAGTGAATCGAGCGGATCGACAAACCACGTCCCGCTGAATCCCGCCGACCAGTCACCGGTGCGGCGAATCACCGCCTTCGGATAGAGCGACGTGATCGACTCGGGAACGTGTCCGGTGAATCCCTGCAGGACCGGTGTCATGCCGAGGGAACGTTCGCGCGCGAGAATCTGGCGCTCCAGCGCGATGTGGCTGTCGATCCAGCTATCCGGGAGCGGCCCGCCGAGTCCGTCGATGTTCGCCATCCATCCCCAGGGGAGATAGGCGGGGCCGACCAGGAAGTCGTCGATCTGCGACCGGGAGAATCCCACGTCGGTCAGCACCTGCCGCCAGACTCCTTCCTCTCCGGTCACGGCAAGCGGCGCATTCACCCCCTTGAGCGCCAGCCAGTCGATCATCCGTTGCCAATCATCCCACTTCCACCACGCCATCGAATACGAGAAGGTGCAGTAGTTGAAGAAGTACCGGAGGTGATAGTGCGTAGCGACGTGCATCGGGTGAGCGACGGGCGGCAGCGGCGATGGCAGCGCCACCGGGGCGACGGGGAGGTCGACATCCACTCCGGCGACCTGCTGCAGGTACCAGTTGAGCGCCGACGCGATCGCGACGCCGGACGATCCCCGCAGCGCGACGCGCCGCCCGTCCTGCCGTACCTCGAAGACGTCAAGACCGGCGCTGTCGGGGATTGCCGCCACGGTGAAATCGCCAGCTCGCCCGGGGACGACTCGCGCAATCAGTGATCGAGCGGCGGCGAGGTCGACCGCAGGCCGAGCCTGGGCCCCGAGCGGTCCTGCGGCGGCGAGGAGGGCAAGGGCCGCTGCGATCGGTGAATGGCGACAGTGGGTGGGCATCGCAGTGAGAGTAGCAGGTGGCATGGCGGGAGGCCAGCATTGATCCAATGGCCGATCGAGCCCTCTGGCACCCCGCGTTATCCGGTACACTGGCACTGGTGCACGTGACACAATGTGATACTTTGTGACACATGAACGAACGCCACCTGACTGTCCGCCTCACTGCCGCCCTCGAGCGCGCGCTGAACCGCCGCGCACGGGCAGCCGGCGTCCCTCGCTCCCAGCTGGTGCGGGAGGCGATGACCGCCTACCTCGCCGATGCGGCCCCTTCGGCCGAACCTGAGCTGACCGCGGACGAGCTCGCCGCCAGGTGGTCGGCGATTCCACGTCTGTCACCGGCCGACGCCACCCGCTTCGCCGATGAACTCGCCGATGCGCGCAACCGGGTGCCACCGCCACGTTCGTGGGAGTGATTCTCGATTCTTCGGTGCTGATTGGTGCCGAACGCGGCACCCTCGATTTGGACGCGCTGCTGCGATCACTCGGCACCGAGCCGGTGGCGATCGCCGCAATCACCGCGGCGGAACTGCTGCACGGCTGCCATCGGGCGAGCGATGCCGCAATCCGGGCGCGGCGCTCCGCCTTCGTCGATGCCCTCCTCGATCTCCTCCCCGCCATCCCTTTCGGTCTTGCCGAGGCGCGCCGCCACGCGCAGCTCTGGGCGGAGACATCCCGCCGAGGCAAGCCGATCGGTGCCTACGACATGCTGATTGCGGCGACCGCGATGGCGCGTGGCTATGCCGTCGCGACCCTCAATCAGCGCGAGTTTGCGCGGGTGGCGGGGCTGCGGCTGCAACCGCTCGATCGGTACCTGCGATGAGGCTCGCCTAGCGATCCAATCGGCGCCGCCACAGCGGCGGCGCTCCGGCGCCCCAACTGGCCGGGAGTGGTTTCCGGCGCGATATTCCGGCATCCCCCCTCGCACCACCTTGTGGACACTCGCCGTACCGTCCTGCCCGCCCACTGGAGGTTCGCCATGTCGTCGCGCCGTTCATTCCTTTCGTCGATTGCCGCGGCCGGGGTCGCCGCGCCGCACACCTTCCGCCCGCACGCCATCACCTCGGTGCTCCGCGCCACCGCAATCGCCGGCAAGCGGTCGCCCGCCGAGATGGCCGGTGACGAAGACTACTGGTCGGAGATCCAGCGCGCCTTCGATTCCGACCGCACCATGATCAACCTCAACAACGGCGGCGTCTGCCCCACACCGACGCATGTTCTCGAGGCGATGATCCATGATCTCCGCTTCAGCAACGAATTGCCCGCCGAGCACATGTGGAGCGTGCTCGAACCGCGGATCGAAAGCGTGCGCCGAGATCTCGCGCGGCAGTTCGGCTGCGATCCCGAGGAGATGGCGATCACGCGCAATGCGTCGGAAGCGAACGAGAACATGATCCTGGGGCTCGACCTGCAGCGCGGCGACGAGGTCGTGGTCACCAACCAGAA
It encodes the following:
- a CDS encoding ribbon-helix-helix protein, CopG family — its product is MNERHLTVRLTAALERALNRRARAAGVPRSQLVREAMTAYLADAAPSAEPELTADELAARWSAIPRLSPADATRFADELADARNRVPPPRSWE
- a CDS encoding alpha-N-acetylglucosaminidase; translation: MPTHCRHSPIAAALALLAAAGPLGAQARPAVDLAAARSLIARVVPGRAGDFTVAAIPDSAGLDVFEVRQDGRRVALRGSSGVAIASALNWYLQQVAGVDVDLPVAPVALPSPLPPVAHPMHVATHYHLRYFFNYCTFSYSMAWWKWDDWQRMIDWLALKGVNAPLAVTGEEGVWRQVLTDVGFSRSQIDDFLVGPAYLPWGWMANIDGLGGPLPDSWIDSHIALERQILARERSLGMTPVLQGFTGHVPESITSLYPKAVIRRTGDWSAGFSGTWFVDPLDSLFQRLATDYIRRQRELFGTDHLYAADPFNEINPPSNDSTFLASMGRAIYGGMASADSDAVWVLQGWFLVNSPTFWRDPQAEALLGAVPDDRMVVLDLWGEASPIWKTRHAFYGKPWIWNVLYNFGDKVNVGADLPHIAANLDSVLVSPARGKFEGIGMTMEGFGSNPIVEDFVVDQVWRDSVPDLTAWARDYVVRRYGAANASAWSAWQILLSTAFRSSRQTGDFLGERPQFYDRKKAYRTGPIPAYDRGLLLGALDSLLAAAPALGANDHYRYDVVNLTRQVLGESGLPLVDSVQAAFDRKDRPQLVAGEHRIESMLGDIDTLLATRPEFLLGRWVGAADAWGTTDAERRLYDWNARNIVTLWGSKCTEGENDDLNLYAFKEWSGMFSSYFLPRWTNFVAALNQSLDAGTPFDRAPFASASCQWELQWSHDTTGFASAPAGDAVATAQRLVTKWRSVLQ
- a CDS encoding type II toxin-antitoxin system VapC family toxin yields the protein MILDSSVLIGAERGTLDLDALLRSLGTEPVAIAAITAAELLHGCHRASDAAIRARRSAFVDALLDLLPAIPFGLAEARRHAQLWAETSRRGKPIGAYDMLIAATAMARGYAVATLNQREFARVAGLRLQPLDRYLR